The Pseudomonas kermanshahensis genome includes a window with the following:
- a CDS encoding RHS repeat-associated core domain-containing protein, producing the protein MNSNPPGTHLYFYQGNRLSTLKLRDHHSAVFRHQHTALAELKKSESSDALLAIDTQGSILGIHTRAGAHTGVYTPYGHQPADGLARSLLAFNCEPPTISGTYLLGNGYRTYSPPLMRFHSADNLSPFLAGGLNAYAYCGGDPINNIDPTGHALSALSKYISNLKHRKTIKTFDKINEINRHNFAVAKINNYLDRILDTDTTLFDRPPRELKNYNPTRDAVSRIDKRITDNEPFPTIPTLSTKTSEFATKHNRQIDHVDKNKWRIFINYQYASDNYKPFEAKLKELYPNDSLEALMPRHAPLEQVSIRQKHRNIRD; encoded by the coding sequence ATGAACTCAAATCCACCGGGGACCCATTTATACTTTTATCAGGGCAATAGACTAAGCACGCTGAAACTACGAGACCACCATAGCGCAGTATTTCGCCATCAGCACACCGCTCTAGCAGAGCTAAAAAAAAGCGAAAGTAGTGACGCACTTTTGGCTATCGACACCCAAGGCTCAATTCTAGGCATCCACACCCGAGCCGGGGCTCACACAGGTGTCTATACCCCCTACGGACACCAGCCTGCTGATGGGCTAGCACGTTCACTCTTAGCATTTAACTGTGAACCTCCGACGATTAGCGGTACCTACCTGTTGGGTAATGGCTATCGGACGTATAGCCCGCCCCTTATGCGCTTTCATTCCGCTGACAATTTAAGCCCTTTTCTCGCCGGCGGATTAAATGCTTATGCCTATTGCGGCGGAGACCCCATTAATAATATTGACCCAACTGGCCACGCCCTTTCCGCACTATCCAAATACATCTCAAACCTGAAACATAGAAAAACAATAAAAACGTTTGACAAAATTAATGAAATTAATCGCCATAACTTTGCAGTCGCCAAAATAAACAACTACTTAGATAGAATACTTGACACTGACACCACTCTATTTGACAGACCTCCTAGAGAGCTCAAAAACTATAACCCTACAAGAGATGCAGTGAGCAGAATCGACAAGCGCATCACCGATAACGAGCCCTTTCCGACCATACCAACCCTGTCAACAAAAACTTCGGAATTTGCAACCAAACACAATAGGCAGATAGACCATGTTGACAAGAACAAGTGGCGTATTTTTATCAACTACCAGTACGCTTCAGACAACTATAAACCTTTTGAGGCCAAGCTAAAAGAACTGTATCCTAACGATAGCCTGGAAGCACTTATGCCACGCCACGCCCCCCTTGAACAAGTTAGCATTCGTCAGAAGCATCGAAATATTAGGGATTAA